A region from the Salidesulfovibrio onnuriiensis genome encodes:
- a CDS encoding TetR/AcrR family transcriptional regulator, translated as MTKKDAILLAAQEAFGELGYSGTTMKDVSMRANVSFGLVSHYFGNKHDLFLAAGFDMVDRLITILRQATAGGENGLDAIHKYMDAYFDFTIEHRKTFPVLLRCSPFSHIEPGVDASKVAVKFQDMIDALREAVARGIEDGTIREVLMEETALIIYGNIIGAVRTKLLTPYDTDRIYAETLSHVIRSLECSSSTLDAADRLEG; from the coding sequence ATGACAAAGAAAGACGCGATTTTACTGGCAGCCCAGGAGGCCTTCGGAGAGCTCGGTTACTCGGGCACCACCATGAAGGACGTTTCCATGAGAGCCAACGTGTCTTTCGGCTTGGTCTCCCATTACTTTGGCAATAAACACGATCTGTTCCTTGCCGCTGGATTCGACATGGTAGACCGCCTCATCACTATCCTGAGACAAGCGACAGCTGGTGGAGAAAATGGACTGGATGCGATCCACAAATACATGGACGCGTATTTCGACTTCACCATCGAGCACAGAAAGACTTTTCCGGTGCTCCTTCGTTGCTCACCGTTCAGCCACATTGAGCCGGGTGTGGATGCGAGCAAGGTCGCAGTCAAGTTTCAGGACATGATCGATGCCTTGCGCGAGGCAGTTGCCCGAGGCATCGAAGATGGAACAATCAGGGAGGTCCTCATGGAGGAAACCGCTCTGATCATATACGGCAATATCATCGGCGCCGTGAGAACCAAGCTCCTCACCCCTTACGACACCGACCGGATATATGCCGAAACTCTCAGCCACGTCATACGCAGCCTTGAGTGCAGCTCCTCGACACTCGACGCGGCAGACAGGCTTGAGGGATGA
- a CDS encoding phage regulatory CII family protein, which produces MFGKSVTKVVQDCILDSGIQAKVVAEMINKPYSTLMREINPFDSSAKLGAETLLDIMKVTKDTRPLKFMAAEMGYSLETLKNGTSNEYRMNYSEQYDAAEAS; this is translated from the coding sequence ATGTTTGGGAAAAGCGTGACCAAAGTCGTACAGGACTGCATCCTTGACAGCGGTATCCAGGCCAAGGTCGTGGCCGAGATGATCAACAAGCCGTATTCCACACTCATGCGCGAGATCAATCCCTTTGATTCCAGCGCCAAGCTCGGGGCCGAAACCCTGCTGGACATCATGAAGGTGACCAAGGACACCCGCCCCCTGAAATTCATGGCTGCGGAAATGGGGTATTCACTTGAAACCCTCAAGAACGGGACATCCAACGAATACCGCATGAACTACTCCGAACAATACGACGCAGCCGAAGCAAGCTAG
- a CDS encoding PDC sensor domain-containing protein — MSRTTVFLCLVLLLLSTACTSGPEQARLERGEAAAERLAESINNDFIPIRRRVVQLAENIRALYLDKDAVLKRVDTSKYRMADNGILYKAVSDGKAALFVSGCTPITPEVMEEAYFTEGIDEDLETACRDFPSVVQAYYNSANNLNRIYPPFDVLAQFEPRIDITKFNFYYLADEQHNPKKGPVWVAEPYVDPAGRGWTVSVIAPVYVNGEFKGVPGLDVTVGTIADRYIRPGDKHILLVDGEGVVIAGHEDFISLFSLPPLADHKYLTTIKQDTYRRDDYSLLKSRSKAVRALGKKLLGATSNQVGISIRGRSHTILSRRIPELGWTLLYLVE; from the coding sequence ATGAGCAGGACAACGGTTTTTCTCTGTCTGGTTCTTTTGCTTTTGAGCACTGCCTGCACCAGCGGCCCGGAACAGGCCCGCCTGGAGCGTGGGGAGGCGGCTGCGGAACGCCTTGCGGAAAGCATCAACAACGATTTCATTCCCATCCGGCGGCGAGTCGTCCAGCTGGCCGAAAACATTCGCGCCCTGTATTTGGACAAGGACGCGGTCCTGAAACGGGTGGACACCTCGAAATACCGCATGGCCGACAACGGCATCCTCTACAAGGCCGTCTCCGACGGCAAGGCGGCCCTGTTCGTTTCCGGCTGCACCCCCATCACCCCCGAGGTCATGGAGGAAGCCTACTTCACCGAAGGCATCGACGAAGATCTCGAAACCGCCTGCCGGGACTTCCCGTCCGTTGTCCAGGCCTACTACAACAGCGCCAACAACCTGAACCGGATATACCCCCCCTTCGACGTGCTGGCCCAGTTCGAACCGCGCATCGATATCACCAAGTTCAATTTCTATTATCTGGCCGACGAGCAGCACAATCCGAAAAAGGGTCCGGTATGGGTGGCCGAACCGTACGTGGACCCGGCCGGGCGGGGATGGACCGTCTCGGTCATCGCTCCCGTCTACGTGAACGGGGAGTTCAAGGGAGTGCCGGGCCTCGACGTGACCGTCGGCACCATTGCCGACCGCTACATCCGGCCCGGGGACAAGCACATCCTGCTGGTGGACGGCGAGGGCGTGGTCATCGCCGGGCACGAGGATTTCATCAGCCTGTTCTCCCTGCCGCCGCTCGCCGACCACAAATACCTGACCACCATCAAGCAGGACACCTACCGCCGGGACGACTATTCCCTGCTCAAGAGCCGGTCCAAGGCCGTGCGCGCCCTGGGCAAAAAGCTGCTGGGCGCCACCTCCAACCAGGTGGGCATAAGCATCAGGGGAAGGTCCCACACCATCCTTTCCCGAAGAATTCCTGAACTGGGGTGGACGTTATTGTATCTCGTGGAGTAA
- a CDS encoding hybrid sensor histidine kinase/response regulator — protein sequence MTEHGHRKGFFSLSFKHTAALLVFLLLCFLGLSAWIVTDIIANTTQVREEGLFKQTQRAGRNLEYRYRIFLEDLTSFISQKLFTDFSHWDREDSETLLRIKRFYARHQDIIRRITVQQNDGRWISVHKTPENYYLVNRNETPGKLLFETAKPMLIRDRTLFHYVEPVRGPSGEVDMRIIVSTSLSDMFLAESQSLFLGPESWMWLIDDDGEVLNTVAISNQTGQVQNVALDEMATIRRDIRLGYEGILRHKLEGNPPVDVVSAYYPVRIFDSMFGVVFSVSRQSVASGIVSASLSLGAIFLALLIMHSAAFFLTLRQRTLAVHAAEAANQAKSRFLANMSHEIRTPLNTVVGMAQLVEKAEDLSEEHRENMRLIMTASENLLQIINDILDVSKAEAGQLKIINEPVNLRTLVSELADIHGVPARAKDIELKTMFLDAPEWVEADPVRLRQVLINLMGNAVKFTSQGGVNLTVSTAPGTPAPETAIIRFEVSDTGVGIPPDKIESVFQAFTQADGSTARRFGGTGLGLTIANGLIKLMGGSGIKVESSPDQGSTFSFELPLRITEPPAAEPDAVKAQHFSGAYPETRILVAEDTRMNQILLEKIFDKITVGGVDYVDNGQIALDTLLENPERYDLVLMDIQMPVLDGLSATRKIRAAGITVPVVALTAHARPEDRKQCLDSGMNDFIAKPYKLEKLLQVLEKHAAG from the coding sequence ATGACTGAACACGGACACCGCAAGGGATTCTTCTCTCTCTCCTTCAAGCACACGGCGGCATTGCTGGTGTTTCTGCTGCTCTGCTTCCTGGGCCTCAGCGCCTGGATCGTCACGGACATCATCGCCAACACCACCCAGGTCCGCGAGGAGGGCCTCTTCAAGCAGACGCAGCGGGCGGGCCGCAACCTGGAATACCGCTACAGGATCTTCCTGGAGGACCTCACCAGTTTCATTTCCCAGAAACTGTTCACCGATTTTTCCCACTGGGACCGGGAGGACTCCGAAACCCTGCTACGTATCAAGCGCTTCTATGCCCGGCACCAGGACATCATCCGCCGCATCACCGTGCAGCAGAACGACGGGCGCTGGATCAGCGTCCACAAGACACCGGAAAACTACTATCTGGTGAACCGCAACGAAACCCCGGGCAAGCTGCTCTTCGAAACGGCCAAGCCCATGCTCATCCGCGACAGGACTCTGTTCCATTACGTGGAGCCCGTACGCGGCCCCAGCGGCGAGGTGGACATGCGGATCATCGTCAGCACCAGCCTTTCCGACATGTTCCTCGCGGAATCCCAGAGCCTGTTCCTGGGGCCGGAAAGCTGGATGTGGCTCATTGATGACGACGGGGAGGTCTTGAATACGGTCGCGATCAGCAACCAGACCGGTCAGGTCCAAAACGTCGCGCTGGACGAGATGGCGACCATCCGGCGGGACATCCGCCTGGGCTACGAGGGCATACTCCGCCACAAGCTCGAGGGAAATCCTCCTGTGGACGTGGTCTCGGCCTACTATCCCGTGCGCATCTTCGACAGCATGTTCGGAGTGGTCTTTTCCGTGAGCCGCCAATCCGTGGCCTCGGGCATCGTCTCCGCGTCCCTTTCCCTGGGCGCGATATTCCTGGCGCTGCTCATCATGCATTCGGCCGCCTTTTTCCTGACCCTGCGCCAGCGCACCCTGGCCGTGCACGCCGCCGAGGCGGCCAACCAGGCCAAAAGCCGCTTCCTGGCCAACATGAGCCATGAGATCCGCACCCCGCTGAACACGGTGGTGGGCATGGCCCAGCTGGTGGAAAAGGCCGAGGACCTTTCCGAAGAGCACCGGGAAAACATGCGCCTGATCATGACCGCCTCGGAAAACCTGCTCCAGATCATCAACGACATCCTGGACGTCTCCAAGGCGGAGGCGGGACAGCTCAAGATCATCAACGAGCCCGTCAACCTGCGCACCCTAGTCTCCGAACTGGCCGATATCCACGGCGTCCCGGCACGGGCCAAGGACATCGAACTGAAGACCATGTTCCTGGACGCCCCGGAATGGGTGGAAGCCGATCCGGTGCGGCTGCGGCAGGTGCTCATCAACCTGATGGGCAACGCCGTGAAGTTCACGTCCCAGGGGGGCGTGAACCTGACCGTTTCCACGGCGCCGGGAACACCGGCCCCGGAAACCGCGATCATCCGCTTCGAGGTGAGCGACACGGGCGTGGGCATCCCGCCGGACAAGATCGAATCCGTGTTCCAGGCCTTTACTCAGGCCGACGGTTCGACCGCGCGCAGATTCGGGGGCACAGGCCTGGGGCTGACCATCGCCAACGGGCTGATCAAGCTCATGGGTGGCAGCGGCATCAAGGTGGAAAGCAGCCCGGACCAGGGCAGCACCTTCAGTTTCGAACTTCCGCTGCGGATAACCGAACCGCCCGCAGCCGAGCCGGACGCTGTCAAGGCCCAGCACTTCAGCGGCGCGTACCCGGAAACCAGGATCCTGGTGGCCGAGGACACACGCATGAACCAGATCCTGCTGGAAAAGATATTCGACAAGATCACCGTGGGCGGAGTGGACTACGTGGACAACGGCCAGATCGCCCTGGACACGCTCCTGGAAAACCCCGAGCGCTACGACCTGGTGCTCATGGATATCCAGATGCCGGTGCTGGACGGCCTCTCTGCCACACGCAAGATCCGCGCGGCGGGCATCACGGTTCCGGTGGTGGCCCTGACGGCCCATGCCCGCCCCGAAGACCGGAAGCAATGCCTGGACTCGGGCATGAACGATTTCATCGCCAAGCCCTACAAGCTGGAAAAACTGCTTCAGGTGCTGGAAAAGCATGCGGCGGGCTAA
- a CDS encoding Hpt domain-containing protein, whose amino-acid sequence MLRDISRKYYADEFELDTADVEDLINEALVTLQRNITVFEKLFADGNDRGAIREAAHAIKGNLLNMGLDDQAQLALDIELNAETDLETARERFSALKKELERF is encoded by the coding sequence ATGCTCAGAGACATTTCCCGAAAATACTACGCCGATGAATTTGAACTGGATACCGCGGATGTGGAGGATCTCATCAACGAAGCCCTGGTCACCCTGCAACGGAACATCACCGTCTTCGAAAAACTTTTTGCCGACGGCAATGACCGGGGGGCGATCCGGGAAGCCGCCCATGCCATCAAGGGCAACCTGTTGAACATGGGGCTGGACGACCAGGCGCAGCTGGCGCTGGACATTGAACTGAATGCGGAAACGGACCTGGAAACGGCCCGGGAACGTTTTTCAGCCCTGAAAAAGGAACTGGAAAGATTCTAA
- a CDS encoding PAS domain S-box protein: MEITPEILVVDDQKFTHVLMNKALKELNVLVASAFSGQEALDLLPEHDFSVVLMDLRMPGMDGIETARRIRSAPRTADLPIIFITAATGDEEHAMRAYKLGAVDFLYKPVSAPVLKSKVAVFVELFRKRKALQQRSEQYRDVLEAIAEGLITVDMDWNIVEANDSACILFGYGHEHMKRMALPDLMFKENGDLLQEINDAMEHNVTFQVEAQAVHRNGNIFWAEIRGSIFMYSGSPHILAVTQDITARKENELELEEHRVRLDTLVEQRTEQLRLALKELQERKNGQQAAAVPGEAFECRQGFMNALPEPMYLKDTKGFFIGCNTAFADLFGIAPQDIVGKTALDLHPSDVAALLQQKDSELLQSGATQQFSLPFYTPDGARHHVHLHRALYRDTSGQPAGIVSVVLKTDDEQQPVSA, encoded by the coding sequence ATGGAAATCACGCCGGAAATCCTTGTCGTCGACGACCAGAAATTCACCCATGTGCTCATGAACAAGGCGCTCAAGGAATTGAACGTACTTGTGGCTTCGGCCTTTTCCGGCCAGGAGGCGCTCGACCTGCTGCCCGAGCACGACTTCAGCGTGGTGCTCATGGACCTGCGAATGCCCGGCATGGACGGCATTGAAACCGCCCGGCGCATCCGCAGCGCCCCCCGAACCGCGGACCTGCCCATCATTTTCATTACCGCCGCCACCGGCGACGAGGAACACGCCATGCGGGCCTATAAGCTCGGGGCCGTGGACTTCCTGTACAAGCCGGTCTCCGCGCCGGTGCTCAAGTCCAAGGTTGCCGTGTTCGTGGAGCTTTTCCGCAAGCGCAAGGCCCTGCAGCAACGCAGCGAACAGTACCGGGACGTGCTCGAAGCCATTGCCGAGGGGCTCATCACCGTGGACATGGACTGGAACATCGTGGAAGCCAACGACTCGGCCTGCATCCTGTTCGGGTACGGCCACGAGCACATGAAACGCATGGCCCTGCCCGACCTGATGTTCAAGGAGAACGGCGACCTGCTCCAGGAAATCAACGACGCCATGGAGCACAACGTCACCTTCCAGGTGGAGGCCCAGGCCGTCCACCGCAACGGGAACATCTTCTGGGCCGAAATCCGGGGCTCCATATTCATGTACAGCGGTTCCCCGCACATCCTGGCCGTGACCCAGGACATCACCGCGCGCAAGGAAAACGAACTGGAACTGGAAGAACACCGGGTCCGTCTGGACACCCTGGTGGAACAGCGCACCGAGCAGCTCCGCCTCGCCCTGAAGGAACTCCAGGAAAGGAAGAACGGCCAACAGGCGGCCGCCGTACCGGGGGAGGCCTTCGAATGCAGGCAGGGATTCATGAACGCCCTGCCCGAACCCATGTATCTCAAGGACACCAAGGGGTTCTTCATCGGCTGCAACACGGCCTTTGCGGACCTTTTCGGCATCGCTCCGCAGGACATTGTCGGCAAGACCGCCCTGGACCTGCACCCCTCCGACGTGGCCGCCCTGCTGCAGCAAAAGGACAGCGAGCTCCTCCAGTCCGGGGCAACGCAACAATTCTCCCTGCCGTTTTATACCCCGGACGGCGCCCGGCACCACGTGCACCTGCACCGGGCCTTGTACAGGGACACGTCCGGCCAGCCAGCGGGCATCGTCTCCGTGGTGCTGAAAACCGACGACGAACAGCAGCCCGTCTCCGCCTAA
- a CDS encoding ATP-binding protein: MTHTGTPAEKNRTPTSLSRKFNLAQIIIVTIVVAIFTVAITTFTILRMSRHMNSRLDELAKLAEGTLATAIWQMDKPAMVGFVDAVFKDPNIVFAQVLTDAESAAIRVRPGHEMHGMDYFRHNANYRALTVPLHRYGEDIGTFDVAFSLAPMRREIYLSAGIHAGLALVLILTISQTSIIFTRRHIFNRLRRLEESATSIADGNLETDIDTSAQDEIGNLARTFHDMRNSIGLLVGDLRKANHKLEAYSTTLEERVKERTEELDGKNRSLNQALREVQNAQHQAEIANMAKSRFLASMSHEIRTPMNAILGMADVLWETELDETQRKYVKVFRSAGENLLELINDILDLSKIEAGHMQLGDSDFDLEELVEKACNVMRPKAEQKGLKLTCSVADAIPPILRGDPIRLRQILINLLGNAVKFTKQGEVTLNVEHMQDLEDGSLEIQMEVRDTGVGIPPEQLPTIFDSFTQADGSTTREYGGTGLGLAISRQLTEMMGGRIWAESRPGHGSTFFATARLQRGSAPSALAATAGPIENPDMPELSILLVEDSEYNAFVIETYLRDTPCTMTVAKNGEQGVAAFMDGDFDLVLMDIQMPLMDGYEATRQIRRFEQDTGKTPVPIVALTAYALSGDADKSLEAGADRHLPKPVRNEQLMQAILELCSPGDPLPHINIEVAPNMRETARRFIGDCHAAVAEAATALSGEDFTGASRIGQRLARESDSLALNDLGHIGTRLQQAADAGDSLRGAKVLEELKTYLNHIEIA; encoded by the coding sequence ATGACGCACACCGGAACTCCGGCGGAAAAAAACCGCACCCCCACATCGCTGAGCCGCAAGTTCAACCTGGCCCAGATCATCATCGTCACCATTGTGGTGGCCATCTTCACCGTTGCCATCACCACCTTCACCATCCTGCGCATGAGCAGGCACATGAACAGCCGCCTGGACGAACTGGCCAAGCTGGCCGAGGGCACGCTGGCCACGGCCATCTGGCAGATGGACAAGCCCGCCATGGTCGGTTTTGTCGACGCCGTCTTCAAGGACCCAAACATCGTCTTCGCCCAGGTGCTCACCGATGCCGAATCCGCCGCCATCCGGGTCCGCCCGGGCCACGAGATGCACGGCATGGACTACTTCCGCCACAACGCCAACTACCGCGCCCTGACCGTGCCCCTGCACAGGTACGGGGAAGACATCGGAACCTTTGACGTGGCCTTTTCCCTGGCCCCCATGCGCAGGGAAATATACCTCAGCGCAGGCATCCATGCGGGCCTGGCCCTGGTGCTCATCCTGACCATCAGCCAGACGTCGATCATCTTCACGCGCCGCCACATATTCAACCGCCTCAGGCGGCTCGAGGAATCCGCCACATCCATTGCCGACGGCAACCTGGAAACCGACATCGACACCTCGGCCCAGGACGAGATCGGCAATCTGGCCCGCACCTTCCATGACATGCGCAATTCCATCGGCCTGCTCGTCGGCGACCTGCGAAAGGCCAACCACAAGCTGGAAGCATACAGCACCACGCTCGAGGAACGGGTCAAGGAGCGCACCGAGGAGCTGGACGGCAAAAACCGGTCCCTGAACCAGGCGCTGCGCGAAGTGCAGAACGCCCAACACCAGGCAGAAATCGCCAACATGGCCAAGAGCCGATTCCTGGCCAGCATGAGTCATGAAATCAGGACTCCCATGAACGCCATCCTCGGCATGGCCGACGTGCTCTGGGAAACCGAACTGGACGAAACGCAACGCAAGTACGTCAAGGTCTTCCGTTCCGCGGGCGAAAATCTCCTGGAACTGATCAACGACATCCTGGACCTTTCCAAGATCGAGGCGGGCCACATGCAGTTGGGCGACTCGGACTTCGACCTCGAGGAACTGGTGGAAAAGGCCTGCAACGTCATGCGCCCCAAGGCCGAGCAAAAGGGCCTGAAACTGACCTGCTCGGTGGCCGATGCGATCCCCCCGATCCTCCGGGGCGACCCCATCCGGCTGCGCCAGATCCTCATCAATCTGCTGGGCAACGCCGTAAAATTCACCAAGCAGGGCGAAGTGACCCTGAACGTCGAGCACATGCAGGACCTCGAGGACGGAAGCCTGGAAATCCAGATGGAGGTGCGGGATACGGGCGTGGGCATCCCGCCCGAACAACTGCCCACCATCTTCGACTCCTTTACCCAGGCCGACGGATCCACCACCAGGGAATACGGGGGCACGGGCCTGGGCCTGGCCATCAGCCGCCAGCTCACGGAGATGATGGGCGGCAGGATATGGGCGGAAAGCAGGCCGGGACACGGCAGCACATTCTTTGCCACGGCTCGGCTGCAACGCGGCAGCGCCCCCTCGGCCCTGGCCGCCACGGCAGGCCCGATAGAAAACCCGGACATGCCCGAACTGAGCATTCTGCTGGTGGAGGATTCCGAATACAACGCCTTTGTCATCGAAACCTATCTCAGGGACACGCCCTGTACGATGACCGTTGCGAAAAACGGCGAGCAAGGGGTGGCGGCCTTCATGGACGGCGACTTCGACCTGGTGCTCATGGACATCCAGATGCCCCTCATGGACGGCTACGAGGCCACCAGACAGATTCGCCGCTTTGAGCAGGACACCGGCAAAACACCCGTACCCATCGTGGCCCTCACGGCCTACGCCCTTTCCGGCGACGCGGACAAGAGCCTCGAGGCCGGAGCCGACCGCCACCTGCCCAAACCGGTCAGGAACGAACAACTCATGCAGGCCATACTCGAACTCTGCAGCCCGGGGGATCCCCTGCCCCATATCAATATAGAAGTGGCCCCGAACATGAGGGAAACCGCCCGCCGTTTCATTGGGGACTGCCATGCGGCGGTGGCCGAGGCCGCGACGGCACTAAGCGGCGAGGACTTTACCGGCGCCAGCCGCATTGGCCAACGGCTGGCCAGGGAAAGCGACTCCCTGGCGCTCAACGATCTCGGCCATATCGGCACCCGGCTGCAGCAGGCTGCGGACGCGGGCGACAGCCTGCGCGGCGCGAAAGTGCTCGAGGAACTCAAAACGTATTTAAACCATATTGAAATCGCCTGA
- a CDS encoding YqiA/YcfP family alpha/beta fold hydrolase: MKQGYLCWAHGLDAQPWGEKSKAMAETAKDMGLELDAPDFRGMTDPDQRVEKLLGHIKGKKGPIVLAGSSMGGYVCAAAAQEVEVAGLFLVAPAFYLPGYQQHVFFNLPETIKVVHGWKDVVVPVENSIRFAKLHNAALHILPGDHRLGGLASEVAFLFSGFLNSL, from the coding sequence ATGAAGCAAGGCTACCTATGCTGGGCGCACGGGCTGGACGCCCAACCCTGGGGGGAAAAGAGCAAGGCCATGGCCGAGACGGCCAAAGATATGGGCCTGGAACTGGACGCACCGGACTTCCGGGGCATGACCGACCCGGACCAGCGGGTGGAAAAGCTCCTGGGTCACATCAAGGGCAAAAAGGGCCCCATCGTCCTGGCCGGTTCCAGCATGGGCGGCTACGTCTGCGCGGCCGCGGCGCAGGAAGTGGAGGTCGCCGGGCTGTTCCTGGTGGCTCCGGCCTTCTACCTGCCCGGGTACCAGCAACACGTCTTCTTCAACCTGCCTGAAACCATCAAGGTGGTGCACGGCTGGAAGGACGTGGTGGTTCCGGTGGAAAATTCCATTCGTTTCGCCAAGCTGCACAACGCGGCCCTGCACATCCTGCCCGGAGACCACCGCCTGGGAGGGCTGGCTTCGGAAGTGGCCTTCCTGTTTTCCGGGTTCCTGAACTCGCTCTGA
- a CDS encoding phage regulatory CII family protein, with the protein MFEKSLTKKMQDVVLEGKMPAKEVCSKIKKPYSTLLRELNPFDSHAKLGAETLFDIVKATRNVSVLEFMAGELGYTLQPCQRPARTAKRNATAVGEKRAAMHASL; encoded by the coding sequence ATGTTTGAAAAGAGCCTCACGAAGAAAATGCAGGATGTGGTACTGGAAGGCAAAATGCCGGCCAAGGAAGTTTGTTCAAAGATCAAAAAGCCTTATTCGACCCTGCTCCGCGAACTGAATCCCTTTGATTCCCATGCGAAGCTCGGGGCGGAAACCCTGTTCGACATCGTCAAGGCGACGCGCAACGTCTCGGTGCTGGAATTCATGGCCGGGGAACTCGGCTATACGCTGCAACCCTGCCAGCGTCCCGCCCGCACCGCCAAGCGCAATGCAACCGCAGTGGGCGAAAAGCGCGCCGCAATGCATGCGTCCCTGTAA
- a CDS encoding class II fructose-bisphosphate aldolase has translation MSQNKFEQALAVGRPPNVVKNFPNSKALIVSGKVIDRACLAKGKCMTIAANGRNLFIVEGTLKAAQRANAAVILEIARSESTYCPTTMWNLARRVDYLCNKLGITVPVAIHADHYFIKKWEDVAEAKAEIPSLFDSGVTSIAVDASHMPDDSNLLANIELSPVIPSWAGYETEIGEIKGKFGLSTPVEAKFLIQGLNAHGLCPDWIALNNGTTHGIEASGEGIQVALTAEIHEALQPYGTSGAQHGTSGNDSQRLREIAAKTHTTKANVATALQMVGWGVKVNDFGNAILTEDGKFDKVPGKGLSEELWAEMTGWADENGITGGNYKKLNLPFERRWQGESAEVRERMAKEVEDFVYNLLVNVFNAENTADYAYDLLIEAGSYDLGPKTERFEDPAEWTEEKIRARAKEMDTDKGPSGDWDD, from the coding sequence ATGTCCCAGAATAAATTCGAACAGGCCTTGGCCGTCGGTCGCCCGCCGAACGTCGTCAAGAATTTCCCCAATTCCAAAGCACTGATCGTCAGCGGCAAGGTCATCGACCGCGCCTGCCTGGCAAAAGGCAAATGCATGACCATTGCGGCAAACGGCCGCAACCTCTTCATTGTCGAGGGAACGCTCAAGGCCGCCCAACGGGCCAATGCAGCCGTCATCCTCGAGATCGCCCGCAGCGAATCCACCTACTGCCCCACCACCATGTGGAACCTGGCGCGTCGGGTGGACTACCTCTGCAACAAGCTGGGCATCACCGTGCCGGTGGCCATCCACGCCGACCATTACTTCATCAAGAAGTGGGAAGACGTGGCCGAGGCCAAGGCCGAGATTCCCTCCCTGTTCGACAGCGGCGTCACCTCCATTGCGGTGGACGCCTCGCACATGCCGGACGACAGCAACCTGCTGGCCAACATCGAGCTCTCCCCGGTCATTCCGTCCTGGGCCGGTTATGAAACCGAAATCGGCGAGATCAAGGGCAAGTTCGGCCTGTCCACCCCGGTGGAAGCCAAATTCCTGATCCAGGGTCTCAACGCCCACGGCCTGTGCCCGGACTGGATCGCCCTGAACAACGGCACCACCCACGGCATCGAAGCCTCGGGCGAAGGCATCCAGGTGGCCCTGACCGCCGAAATCCACGAAGCCCTGCAGCCCTACGGCACCTCCGGCGCACAGCACGGCACCTCGGGCAACGACTCCCAGCGTCTGCGCGAAATCGCAGCCAAGACCCACACCACCAAGGCCAACGTCGCCACGGCCCTGCAGATGGTCGGCTGGGGCGTCAAGGTCAACGACTTCGGCAATGCCATCCTCACCGAGGACGGCAAGTTCGACAAGGTCCCCGGCAAGGGACTCAGCGAGGAACTCTGGGCCGAAATGACCGGCTGGGCCGATGAAAACGGCATCACCGGCGGCAACTACAAGAAACTCAACCTGCCCTTCGAACGTCGCTGGCAGGGTGAAAGCGCGGAAGTGCGCGAACGCATGGCCAAAGAGGTGGAAGACTTCGTCTACAACCTGCTCGTCAACGTGTTCAACGCCGAAAACACCGCAGACTACGCATACGACCTGCTCATCGAAGCCGGTTCCTACGATCTCGGCCCCAAGACCGAACGTTTTGAAGACCCGGCCGAGTGGACCGAGGAAAAGATCCGCGCCCGCGCCAAGGAAATGGACACGGACAAGGGTCCGTCCGGCGACTGGGACGACTAG